The Xylanimonas cellulosilytica DSM 15894 region CAGCCCGCCGCGTGCCAGACCCCGGCCGGCTGGTCGGCACCCTGCCGGTCACGGAATGCTCGCTTGCGGACGAACTGGCCCTTGAGGGCGATCGCCTCGATCATGCGCTCCGGGGCCGAGGCATCGTTGGGCACCTGGTGCGGCGCCGGCAGGCCGCCGGCCCTGCACTCGCTGCACAGGCGTCCGTCGTCGGGCAGGGTGTTCGCCCCCTCCCAGAGGTCGGGCAGGTGGGCTTCGGCGACCCAGCGGCAGTCGTTCGCATGCCACGGACCTGGCCCTCGACCCGCGATCGCTCGGCTCCGGACGTACGTCCCAAGCTTGGCGATCGCAGACTGGTTCTCGCGGCGAGCGGTGACCTGTGCGGCGACTTCTTCGGGGTTCTCGATGTAGTCCCGAAGCCACCAGGCGACATGCTCAGCGTTGGGGCCGGACATCTCCGCGAGGTCAGCAGCGCGGGACAGCGCGCCGGTTGCGACGTCGGGAACGGCGCTCACGATGTAGCGCACGACCTCGGCCCAGCTGCGCACCCGCGTCCCGAACTCGCGGCGCAGCTCCGTCGAGAGTTGCTCGACGTCGGCATCGCTCAGAACGCCATCAGGACTGGTCATGGCAGGAATCATCGCGCATCGCGGCTGATCCCCGGCGTCGCTCTCGCGCACGGTGCAACGGCCGTCGTTCGGCGGGTAACCGACAGCCCTGAGCTCGTGGCCACGGGGCCGGGCGGCATGGGGTCCCGGAGGGGCGCGGCCGGCGGTGTCGGGCGTGGGTGCTGGTGCGTAGCGTCGGTGACGACCAACCACCACGGCGGACTGACCACCCGCCACGAGACTCCGATCGGAGTTCCACCATGAGCGACCTCGCTACGACCGTGACCGTGATCGACGCCTGCGGGCGTGCCGGTGTGCCCGTCCTGCTGCTGTCCGACCCTGGCATGGGCAAGTCGTCCCTGGTGCGCGGCCTGGCCGCTGCCGAGGGCGTGCCCTGCGAGACGGTGCTGGGGTCGGTGCGCGAACCGGCCGACGTAGCCGGGCTGCCCGTCGTCACCGACACCGGCGTCGTGCTGTCCCCGCCCGCCTGGGCGCGCCGCCTGGCCGATGCCGAGGCCGGATACCTGTTCCTGGACGAGTTGACGACCTGCCCGCCCGCCGTACAGGCAGCGATGCTCGCCGTCGCGCTCGACCGCGTGGTGGGCGACCTGACCCTGCCGGGCGGGGTGCGCGTGGTGGCCGGGGCAAACCCGCCCGACCGTGCCGCTGACGGCTGGGAGATGAGCCCGCCGCTGGCGAACCGCTTCTGCCACGTCCAGTTCGCACCCTCCGTGGACGACTGGCTCGACGGCATGACGGTGGGCTGGGCCGCGCCGCCCGCCTCCCGTGCGATCACCGCCGACCCGACCCGCGCCGAGACGATCAAGGCGCTGGTGACCGGGTTCATCCGGCTCAAGCCTGAGCACCTGCACACCTTCCCGCGCACCGCCGAGGGCACG contains the following coding sequences:
- a CDS encoding AAA family ATPase, encoding MSDLATTVTVIDACGRAGVPVLLLSDPGMGKSSLVRGLAAAEGVPCETVLGSVREPADVAGLPVVTDTGVVLSPPAWARRLADAEAGYLFLDELTTCPPAVQAAMLAVALDRVVGDLTLPGGVRVVAGANPPDRAADGWEMSPPLANRFCHVQFAPSVDDWLDGMTVGWAAPPASRAITADPTRAETIKALVTGFIRLKPEHLHTFPRTAEGTGGPWPSRRVWAMLAAALANVRDDDAAARQAITFGLVGEGVGVEFLVWCDQADLPDPAAVLDDPALVDWTGRPDRVWAVLSAVVGWAASAGSVDAWRKAWGPLLAAAEAGAPDVAAAAARPLAACRPAAARVPAAVRDKFKPVLDAAGLTGQAVA